From the Elusimicrobiota bacterium genome, one window contains:
- the aat gene encoding leucyl/phenylalanyl-tRNA--protein transferase, protein MGAAHARALAPPVRAGLQGVLTVPVFPDPRESTPEGVVAVGGDLRPETLRAAYRRGIFPWPHEGLPLLWFCPPRRAVLERARLHLPRSLRAARKKPFAYTVDRAFRAVIEACALSPRPGQRGTWITPDMVAAYCRLHRLGGAHSVEAWEGGELVGGVYGVDAGGAFSGESMFHRRPDASKLALLHLLERLSARGLEWIDIQQLTPHLERLGARELAREEFLARWERELSSGRKLF, encoded by the coding sequence GTGGGCGCTGCTCATGCTCGAGCTCTGGCACCGCCAGTACGAGCCGGACTTCAAGGGGTTCTGACGGTCCCCGTCTTCCCCGATCCCCGCGAATCCACCCCCGAGGGCGTCGTCGCCGTCGGCGGCGACCTCCGGCCGGAGACTCTGCGCGCCGCCTATCGCCGCGGCATCTTCCCCTGGCCGCACGAGGGCCTGCCCCTGCTCTGGTTCTGTCCGCCGAGGCGCGCCGTGCTCGAGCGCGCGCGGCTCCACCTCCCGCGCAGCCTGCGCGCCGCGAGGAAGAAGCCGTTCGCCTATACCGTCGACCGGGCCTTCCGCGCCGTCATCGAGGCCTGCGCGCTCTCGCCGCGACCCGGACAGCGCGGGACCTGGATCACGCCGGACATGGTCGCGGCCTACTGCCGGCTCCACCGTCTCGGAGGGGCGCACAGCGTGGAGGCCTGGGAGGGCGGGGAGCTCGTCGGGGGTGTCTACGGCGTGGACGCGGGCGGCGCCTTCTCGGGAGAGAGCATGTTCCACCGGCGCCCCGACGCCTCCAAGCTCGCCCTGCTGCACCTGCTCGAGCGACTGTCGGCGCGCGGGCTCGAGTGGATCGACATCCAGCAGCTCACCCCGCACCTCGAGCGCCTCGGGGCGCGCGAGCTCGCGCGCGAGGAGTTTCTCGCGCGCTGGGAGCGCGAGCTCTCCTCCGGCCGCAAGCTGTTCTAA
- a CDS encoding SDR family oxidoreductase: MRALIVGATGLLGHAFWRHLRGRPGWEAAGTTYDLPLPDLVSLDVRTEGAFSHVLERVRPEVVFFPASNPFVDYCERNPAETRRLNVEATLAAARASRAAGARFVFFSSDYVFDGARGGYCEDDPPSPLNEYGRQKLEVERELARADPSALVVRTSAIYGWELGPRNFVLQVLRSLAAGTPLRCARDQRYNPTWAPALAAAVAELAAAGASGLFHAAGSEKVSRLELARAVAEVFGFDGSRVESVPLSELCPAGGTPRPADSSLDSSRLARRLGRPLAGLREGLRAMKDGRADWEAYARGLPLPKPWAL; encoded by the coding sequence ATGAGAGCGCTCATCGTCGGCGCCACCGGCCTGCTCGGACACGCCTTCTGGAGGCATCTGCGCGGCCGCCCGGGCTGGGAGGCCGCGGGCACGACCTACGACCTCCCGCTGCCGGACCTCGTGTCCCTCGACGTCCGGACCGAGGGGGCGTTCTCGCACGTCCTGGAGCGCGTCCGCCCCGAGGTCGTCTTCTTCCCCGCCTCGAACCCCTTCGTGGACTACTGCGAGCGCAACCCCGCCGAGACCCGCCGGCTCAACGTGGAGGCGACGCTCGCCGCCGCGCGCGCCTCCCGCGCCGCCGGGGCCCGCTTCGTCTTCTTCTCGTCGGACTACGTCTTCGACGGAGCGCGGGGCGGCTACTGCGAGGACGATCCCCCGTCCCCGCTCAACGAGTACGGCCGCCAGAAGCTCGAAGTCGAGCGCGAGCTCGCGCGGGCCGATCCCTCGGCCCTCGTCGTGCGCACCTCGGCCATCTACGGCTGGGAGCTCGGGCCGCGGAACTTCGTGCTCCAGGTCCTGCGTTCGCTCGCCGCCGGGACCCCGCTGCGCTGCGCCCGCGACCAGCGCTACAACCCGACCTGGGCTCCGGCCCTCGCCGCCGCCGTCGCCGAGCTCGCCGCGGCGGGCGCCTCCGGCCTCTTCCACGCGGCCGGCTCCGAAAAGGTCTCGCGCCTCGAGCTCGCGCGCGCCGTCGCCGAGGTCTTCGGGTTCGACGGCTCCCGCGTCGAGAGCGTGCCGCTCTCCGAGCTGTGCCCGGCGGGGGGGACGCCGCGTCCCGCGGACAGCTCGCTCGACTCTTCCCGGCTCGCGCGCCGGCTGGGACGGCCGCTGGCCGGTCTGCGCGAAGGCCTGCGCGCGATGAAGGACGGCCGCGCGGATTGGGAAGCGTACGCCCGGGGCCTTCCCCTTCCGAAGCCCTGGGCCCTGTAG
- a CDS encoding oligosaccharide flippase family protein has translation MSGPEDAQAPQPSEDSPGSGPLAPRVLSGAAINLAGQLAALAAALLLTPLVVRGLGPDGYALYTLIGTFLGYLMMLTCGAGFATQRYGALYGGRGERGLLGAMLRFSVLLHLLAALVGGAALLFWRHGAADWIVSARVSVVESAAGVLLWTAVAAPFYFLLQCALNALYGLQRFRAYNALKALEAGLPLAAAAAVLALGGGLPRVAAAFAAVMAALAVLALALLRRELSGGAGPYASGERRAFLGFAGKSVFAQVFWLLMYQGDRLLIGGMLPLAELGFYSAASALARRFNILCCVVADTVLPMMAELEGRGERARLRRLYVKSTELSLFVILPLTVLLFMLIPQFLTLWLGADFGLRGTWPFRLLLLANLAYLATELPHYVALAAGAPELSGAMQGAKALLLVGLWPLLIPRWGIAGAAFGLLAAEWLVTPLFMRHVHRSLLDLRWGRYLREACLRPFLAAAALLAAVVLVRPLVSGWFSLVVVGAAGTAFYYGIGWKLIDESSRHAALEWLRARLARAK, from the coding sequence ATGAGCGGACCGGAGGACGCGCAGGCGCCGCAACCGTCGGAGGACTCCCCGGGGTCCGGTCCGCTCGCGCCGCGCGTGCTCAGCGGCGCCGCCATCAACCTCGCCGGCCAGCTCGCCGCCCTCGCCGCCGCCCTCCTCCTCACCCCGCTCGTCGTGCGCGGGCTCGGTCCCGACGGCTATGCGCTCTACACGCTCATCGGGACCTTCCTCGGCTACCTGATGATGCTGACCTGCGGCGCCGGCTTTGCGACGCAGCGCTACGGGGCCCTCTACGGCGGCCGCGGGGAGCGGGGACTCCTCGGCGCGATGCTGCGCTTCTCCGTCCTCCTGCACCTCCTCGCCGCGCTCGTCGGGGGGGCCGCCCTGCTCTTCTGGCGCCATGGCGCGGCCGACTGGATCGTCTCGGCCCGGGTCTCCGTCGTCGAGAGCGCCGCGGGGGTCCTGCTCTGGACCGCGGTCGCGGCACCCTTCTACTTCCTCCTGCAGTGCGCGCTCAACGCCCTCTACGGGCTCCAGCGCTTCCGCGCCTACAACGCCCTCAAGGCCCTCGAGGCCGGCCTGCCGCTGGCGGCCGCGGCGGCCGTGCTCGCGCTCGGCGGGGGGCTGCCGCGGGTCGCGGCGGCCTTCGCCGCCGTCATGGCCGCGCTTGCCGTCCTGGCGCTCGCGCTGCTGCGCCGCGAGCTCTCCGGCGGCGCAGGCCCCTACGCGAGCGGCGAGCGCCGCGCCTTCCTCGGCTTCGCCGGCAAGAGCGTCTTCGCCCAGGTCTTCTGGCTGCTCATGTATCAGGGAGACCGCCTGCTCATCGGCGGGATGCTCCCGCTGGCCGAGCTCGGCTTCTACTCCGCCGCCTCCGCGCTCGCGCGGCGCTTCAACATCCTCTGCTGCGTCGTCGCCGACACGGTCCTCCCCATGATGGCCGAGCTCGAGGGCCGCGGCGAGCGCGCGCGCCTGCGGCGCCTCTACGTGAAGTCGACGGAGCTCTCGCTCTTCGTCATCCTCCCGCTGACCGTCCTGCTCTTCATGCTCATCCCGCAGTTCCTGACCCTCTGGCTCGGGGCCGACTTCGGTCTGCGCGGGACCTGGCCCTTCCGCCTCCTCCTCCTCGCGAACCTCGCCTACCTCGCCACGGAGCTGCCGCACTACGTCGCGCTCGCCGCCGGGGCGCCCGAGCTCTCCGGCGCGATGCAGGGCGCCAAGGCCCTGCTCCTCGTCGGGCTCTGGCCGCTCCTCATCCCGCGCTGGGGCATCGCGGGAGCGGCCTTCGGCCTCCTCGCCGCGGAGTGGCTCGTCACCCCGCTCTTCATGCGGCACGTCCACCGCAGCCTGCTCGACCTCCGCTGGGGCCGCTACCTCCGCGAAGCCTGTCTGCGGCCCTTCCTCGCGGCCGCCGCCCTGCTCGCGGCCGTCGTCCTCGTCCGGCCCCTCGTCTCCGGCTGGTTCTCCCTCGTCGTCGTCGGCGCGGCGGGGACGGCGTTCTACTACGGCATCGGCTGGAAGCTCATCGACGAGTCCTCGCGGCATGCGGCGCTCGAGTGGCTGCGCGCCCGGCTCGCCCGCGCGAAATAA
- a CDS encoding glycosyltransferase family 2 protein, whose translation MPAREVRCVIPAYNEEKNLPRLCETLREAFAALGRPYRLFIVDDGSRDGTAALLRELALRHPLTPLFHEGNRGIAAAFLTGLRAAVAGAAEDDPIVMLEGDGTSDPAALSAMLDALTPPCDLVIASRYAPGGAYRNFPPKRLLLSRGANALLSVLCRVPGVRDYTIFYRAYRAGPLARALGAFGERFTSAGGFACNAEMLLRLRAFVREVREVPFVYDYGLKKGKSAMNIPRNLRSYLSLFRIFYFERRGA comes from the coding sequence ATGCCCGCGCGCGAAGTCCGCTGCGTCATCCCCGCCTACAACGAGGAGAAGAACCTCCCGCGCCTCTGCGAGACCCTGCGCGAGGCCTTCGCGGCGCTCGGCCGGCCCTACCGGCTGTTCATCGTCGACGACGGCAGCCGCGACGGCACCGCCGCCCTTCTGCGCGAGCTCGCCCTCCGGCACCCCTTGACGCCGCTCTTCCACGAGGGCAACCGCGGGATCGCCGCCGCCTTCCTGACCGGCCTGCGCGCCGCCGTCGCGGGAGCCGCGGAGGACGACCCGATCGTCATGCTCGAGGGCGACGGGACCAGCGACCCCGCGGCCCTGAGCGCCATGCTCGACGCCCTGACGCCGCCCTGCGACCTCGTCATCGCCTCGCGCTATGCTCCGGGCGGCGCCTACCGGAACTTCCCGCCCAAGCGCCTGCTCCTCAGCCGCGGGGCCAACGCCCTGCTCTCCGTGCTCTGTCGCGTCCCCGGCGTGCGCGACTACACCATCTTCTACCGCGCCTATCGCGCCGGACCGCTCGCCCGCGCCCTCGGGGCGTTCGGCGAGCGCTTCACGAGCGCGGGCGGCTTCGCCTGCAACGCGGAGATGCTCCTGCGGCTGCGGGCGTTCGTCCGCGAAGTGCGCGAGGTGCCCTTCGTCTACGATTACGGCCTCAAGAAGGGGAAGAGCGCGATGAACATCCCCCGCAACCTGCGCTCCTATCTGTCGCTGTTCCGCATCTTCTACTTCGAACGGAGGGGAGCATGA
- the wecB gene encoding UDP-N-acetylglucosamine 2-epimerase (non-hydrolyzing) — protein sequence MTPRILAVFGTRPELVKLAPLFAELRRAGLAPRLVSTAQHRGLLDDALAAFGVRPHLDLDLMREGQRPAEVLARLRRRLPDVLRRERPDLVLVQGDTASACAAALCARELGIPVAHVEAGLRSGDLRNPWPEEGQRIRIDRAASMLFAPTRRAKRNLLRERLKGEVFVTGNTGVDALKARLRRPLPGSALLRRLPRGARLLLATLHRRESFGRPLAGMLRALVGLAERRADLHVVFPVHPNPAVRAAARALRHPRVHATPPLPYPEFLALLRRSDLLLTDSGGLQEEAPVLRVPTLVARKVTERPELLESGGGLLVGTDPARIARAVGRILDDDALRRRMRRAGSPFGDGRAARRIARFLRWRFGLGSRPAEWTGGVRTACGRRRARAPSARETPRARARAPRGARGAG from the coding sequence TTGACGCCGCGCATCCTCGCCGTCTTCGGCACGCGCCCAGAGCTCGTCAAGCTCGCCCCGCTCTTCGCGGAGCTCCGGCGCGCCGGCCTCGCCCCGCGCCTCGTCTCGACGGCCCAGCACCGCGGCCTCCTCGACGACGCCCTCGCCGCCTTCGGCGTCCGCCCCCACCTGGACCTCGACCTCATGCGCGAGGGCCAGCGCCCCGCCGAGGTGCTCGCGCGCCTGCGCCGGCGCCTGCCGGACGTCCTGCGCCGCGAGCGGCCCGACCTCGTGCTCGTGCAGGGCGACACCGCGAGCGCCTGCGCCGCGGCCCTCTGCGCCCGGGAGCTCGGCATCCCCGTCGCGCACGTCGAGGCCGGCCTGCGCAGCGGCGACCTCCGAAACCCCTGGCCCGAGGAGGGCCAGCGCATCCGCATCGACCGCGCGGCGTCCATGCTCTTCGCCCCGACGCGCAGGGCGAAGCGCAACCTCCTGCGGGAGCGGCTGAAGGGAGAGGTCTTCGTGACGGGGAACACCGGCGTCGACGCGCTCAAGGCGCGGCTGCGACGGCCCCTGCCGGGAAGCGCCCTGCTGCGCCGCCTGCCGCGCGGAGCGCGGCTCCTGCTCGCGACGCTGCACCGGCGCGAGAGCTTCGGGCGGCCGCTGGCGGGGATGCTGCGGGCCCTGGTCGGTCTCGCCGAACGGCGCGCCGACCTGCACGTCGTCTTCCCGGTGCACCCGAACCCCGCGGTGCGCGCCGCGGCCCGCGCGCTCCGCCATCCGCGCGTGCACGCGACCCCGCCGCTGCCCTACCCGGAGTTCCTCGCGCTCCTGCGCCGAAGCGACCTGCTGCTGACGGATTCCGGAGGCCTCCAAGAGGAGGCGCCGGTCCTGCGCGTGCCGACGCTGGTCGCGCGCAAGGTCACCGAGCGGCCCGAGCTGCTCGAATCGGGCGGCGGGCTCCTCGTGGGCACCGACCCGGCCCGCATCGCGCGGGCGGTCGGGCGCATCCTCGACGACGACGCCCTGCGCCGCCGCATGCGCCGCGCCGGCTCCCCCTTCGGCGACGGCCGCGCCGCGCGGCGCATCGCGCGCTTCCTGCGCTGGCGCTTCGGGCTGGGCTCCCGTCCGGCCGAATGGACCGGCGGAGTTAGAACAGCTTGCGGCCGGAGGAGAGCTCGCGCTCCCAGCGCGCGAGAAACTCCTCGCGCGCGAGCTCGCGCGCCCCGAGGCGCTCGAGGTGCGGGGTGA
- a CDS encoding class I SAM-dependent methyltransferase, giving the protein MSCPGCLEPAEGRLLGEHRDPVAGGRYRLLRCPACALVYADPRVSPGADFYRRVHSGETRAWGEDWRHRVFFDAGLPPGRLFDVGCGDGRFLLEARARGWTVSGVDFNGDYVAAARASGLEDVELGDVFDALARRRGCAAITLFDALEHMSEPARLLEALRDALSPGGHLALAVPDAARPLLSEANRERYDFPPYHFTRWTEDSLRRALARAGFEPVLFLHSPLHLGFFAGQLYYRALYALFPLFKRLLTGAKKGEEGRTFSELLAKDGGRMGALADPDRRQRIVDAGYLAARVLLFPLDAPLVLAFRLLAPHRGRTLFALAKKR; this is encoded by the coding sequence GTGAGCTGCCCCGGCTGCCTGGAGCCCGCCGAGGGACGTCTCCTCGGGGAGCACCGCGACCCCGTCGCGGGCGGCCGCTACCGGCTGCTCCGCTGCCCCGCCTGCGCGCTCGTCTACGCCGACCCGCGCGTCTCGCCGGGCGCCGACTTCTACCGCCGCGTGCACTCGGGCGAGACCCGCGCCTGGGGAGAGGATTGGCGCCACCGCGTCTTCTTCGACGCCGGCCTCCCGCCGGGAAGGCTCTTCGACGTCGGCTGCGGCGATGGCCGCTTCCTCCTCGAGGCCCGCGCGCGGGGCTGGACGGTCTCCGGCGTCGACTTCAACGGGGACTACGTCGCGGCCGCCCGCGCGTCGGGACTCGAGGACGTCGAGCTCGGGGACGTCTTCGACGCCCTCGCCCGCCGGCGCGGCTGCGCCGCGATCACGCTCTTCGACGCGCTCGAGCACATGAGCGAGCCGGCGCGCCTGCTCGAGGCGCTGCGGGACGCCCTCTCCCCGGGCGGGCATCTCGCGCTGGCCGTTCCCGACGCCGCGCGGCCCCTGCTGAGCGAGGCGAACCGGGAGCGCTACGACTTCCCCCCCTACCACTTCACCCGCTGGACCGAGGACAGCCTCCGCCGGGCCCTCGCCCGCGCCGGCTTCGAGCCCGTGCTGTTCCTGCACTCGCCGCTGCACCTCGGCTTCTTCGCCGGACAGCTCTACTACCGCGCGCTCTACGCCCTCTTCCCCCTGTTCAAACGGCTCCTCACCGGGGCGAAGAAGGGCGAGGAAGGGCGCACCTTCAGCGAGCTCCTCGCAAAGGACGGCGGCCGCATGGGGGCCCTCGCCGACCCGGACCGGCGTCAGCGCATCGTCGACGCCGGCTACCTCGCCGCCCGCGTCCTCCTCTTCCCGCTCGACGCGCCGCTCGTCCTCGCCTTCCGCCTCCTCGCTCCCCATCGCGGCCGGACGCTCTTCGCGCTGGCGAAAAAGCGTTGA
- a CDS encoding GDP-mannose 4,6-dehydratase: MSAPRVIVTGGAGFIGVNAAARFLARGWRVSVLDDLSRRGVDRNLAWLRRQGPLDFARIDVRDAGAVRRFFARRADRLELVLHLAAQVAVTTSVTDPRSDFERNALGAFNVLEALRGLRRPPFALYTSTNKVYGEMEAVRTVLGADGRWRYVGRPHGVDETELLDFHSPYGCSKGAADQYFRDYHRIYGLPTVVLRQSCIYGQHQQGNEDQGWLAHFMKAAQAGRGVTLFGDGRQVRDALHVDDLVDLFELCWRRRGRTAGRVFNVGGGPRNTLSLLQLIAWIERRQGRSLRVARRGWRPGDQRVYVSDVRRVRRELGWAPRTTVSEGLERLWTWLEGDR, from the coding sequence ATGAGCGCCCCGCGCGTCATCGTCACCGGCGGAGCCGGCTTCATCGGAGTCAACGCGGCGGCGCGCTTCCTCGCGCGCGGCTGGCGGGTCTCGGTCCTCGACGACCTCTCGCGCCGCGGGGTGGACCGCAACCTCGCCTGGCTGCGCCGCCAGGGCCCCCTCGACTTCGCGCGCATCGACGTCCGCGACGCGGGAGCCGTGCGGCGCTTCTTCGCGCGCCGCGCCGACCGTCTCGAGCTGGTCCTCCACCTCGCCGCGCAGGTCGCCGTCACGACCTCCGTGACCGACCCGCGCTCCGACTTCGAACGCAACGCGCTCGGGGCCTTCAACGTCCTCGAGGCCCTGCGCGGCCTGCGCCGCCCGCCCTTCGCGCTCTACACCTCGACGAACAAGGTCTACGGCGAGATGGAGGCCGTGCGCACGGTCCTCGGCGCCGACGGACGCTGGCGCTACGTCGGGCGCCCCCACGGAGTCGACGAGACGGAGCTCCTCGACTTCCACTCGCCCTACGGCTGCTCGAAGGGCGCCGCCGACCAGTACTTCCGCGACTACCACCGCATCTACGGCCTGCCCACCGTGGTCCTTCGCCAGTCCTGCATCTATGGCCAGCACCAGCAGGGCAACGAGGACCAGGGCTGGCTCGCGCACTTCATGAAGGCCGCGCAGGCCGGCCGGGGCGTGACGCTCTTCGGCGACGGACGCCAGGTGCGCGATGCGCTCCACGTCGACGACCTCGTCGACCTCTTCGAGCTCTGCTGGCGCCGCCGCGGCCGCACCGCGGGCCGCGTCTTCAACGTGGGCGGCGGGCCGCGCAACACCCTTTCCCTGCTCCAGCTCATCGCGTGGATCGAGCGCCGCCAGGGCCGCTCCCTGCGCGTCGCGCGCCGCGGCTGGCGGCCGGGCGACCAGCGCGTCTACGTCTCCGACGTCCGCCGCGTCCGCCGCGAGCTCGGCTGGGCGCCGCGGACCACCGTCTCCGAGGGGCTCGAGCGACTCTGGACCTGGCTCGAGGGCGACCGGTGA
- a CDS encoding glycosyltransferase family 2 protein, whose product MNRVFSIVIPAYNEEQAVVDILRRSLAAVPRLKEARGLEEVEVLLVSDGSSDRTEELARAVTGVKVIAYPDNRGYGAAIKTGFEAARGDWLGFLDADGTCDPEFFAELLRLAQDGADVALGSRMHPGSRMPAVRRLGNWLFRTLLNLIAGGGVTDTASGMRVLRRPALERLAPLPDGLDFTPAMSVRAVLDPRLHIAESPMPYAERTGRSKLSVLRDGWRFLTIILQTAATYRPTTFFGFSALLLAGTSLPFLFLRLGGPSAPVGFYLANARLEDWMIFRIVLVTVLLGAAVFLLALGLVAQALTELIHRGEDPFRAGGWRGALLRRFPVFGVASLFFALWLNRRPLSSYLATGDIPVPGTGQEFWVFAVVGAMFTLIGIELLGFSAVAAIARLLWDREAHRARRADRPDA is encoded by the coding sequence GTGAACCGCGTCTTCTCGATCGTCATCCCCGCCTACAACGAGGAGCAGGCCGTCGTCGACATCCTGCGCCGCTCGCTCGCGGCCGTCCCGCGCCTGAAGGAGGCCCGGGGGCTCGAGGAGGTCGAGGTCCTCCTCGTCAGCGACGGCTCCAGCGACCGCACCGAAGAGCTCGCGCGCGCGGTGACGGGCGTGAAGGTCATCGCCTACCCCGACAACCGCGGCTACGGGGCCGCCATCAAGACCGGCTTCGAGGCCGCGCGCGGCGACTGGCTGGGCTTCCTCGACGCCGACGGCACCTGCGACCCCGAGTTCTTCGCCGAGCTGCTGCGCCTGGCCCAGGACGGTGCCGACGTCGCGCTCGGCTCGCGCATGCACCCCGGCAGCCGCATGCCCGCCGTCCGGCGCCTGGGCAACTGGCTCTTCCGGACACTGCTCAACCTCATCGCCGGGGGCGGCGTCACCGACACCGCCAGCGGGATGCGCGTGCTCCGCCGACCGGCGCTCGAGCGCCTCGCCCCGCTCCCCGACGGCCTCGACTTCACGCCCGCGATGAGCGTGCGGGCGGTGCTCGACCCGCGCCTGCATATCGCCGAGAGCCCGATGCCCTACGCCGAACGCACCGGCCGCTCGAAGCTCAGCGTTCTGCGCGACGGCTGGCGTTTCCTGACCATCATCCTGCAGACGGCGGCGACCTACCGCCCGACGACGTTCTTCGGCTTCTCGGCCCTCCTCCTCGCCGGGACCTCGCTGCCCTTCCTGTTCCTGCGCCTCGGCGGCCCCTCTGCGCCTGTCGGCTTCTACCTCGCGAACGCGCGGCTCGAGGACTGGATGATCTTCCGCATCGTCCTGGTGACCGTCCTCCTCGGCGCGGCGGTGTTCCTGCTCGCGCTCGGACTCGTCGCCCAGGCGCTCACCGAGCTCATCCATCGCGGCGAGGACCCGTTCCGCGCCGGCGGCTGGCGAGGGGCGCTGCTGCGGCGCTTCCCGGTCTTCGGCGTGGCCAGCCTCTTCTTCGCTCTGTGGCTGAACCGGCGCCCGCTCTCCTCCTACCTCGCGACGGGGGACATCCCCGTGCCCGGGACGGGGCAGGAGTTCTGGGTCTTCGCCGTCGTCGGAGCGATGTTCACGCTCATCGGCATCGAGCTGCTCGGCTTCTCCGCGGTCGCCGCCATCGCGCGCCTTCTCTGGGACCGCGAAGCGCATCGCGCGCGGCGCGCGGACCGCCCGGACGCATGA
- a CDS encoding glycosyltransferase family A protein, with protein MEISAVLTNFDCARFLPEALASVFAQDAAPFETVVVDDGSRDGSREAARPWEDRVRWVDVPHGGQASALNAALPLCRGEWVAFLETDDVWAPEKLRAVADAVRAEPDLVAVQHGLRQADERLRPKPTALPARPLRWTLEDFLAGRTLLTGMSGLAVRRAALEALLPLPAELITCVDEYLQPRLLDLGPMRHLPGSLGLRRVHGANHYAGVRVDARRLEAYLRLKDANKRLREDFLSSRGLTLDAARRLHERRERAELELFRHRLGGRWSGAWASLREAAASCGSSLHALFKASTLLIALASPSAYLLLQSAYERVRIALSRERL; from the coding sequence ATGGAGATATCGGCCGTCCTGACGAACTTCGACTGCGCGCGCTTCCTCCCGGAGGCGCTGGCCTCCGTCTTCGCCCAGGACGCGGCGCCCTTCGAGACGGTCGTCGTCGACGACGGCTCCCGCGACGGCTCGCGCGAGGCCGCGCGTCCCTGGGAGGACCGCGTGCGCTGGGTGGACGTCCCCCATGGGGGACAGGCTTCGGCCCTCAACGCCGCGCTGCCGCTCTGCCGCGGGGAGTGGGTGGCCTTCCTCGAGACCGACGACGTCTGGGCGCCGGAGAAGCTCCGCGCCGTCGCCGACGCCGTGCGCGCGGAGCCGGACCTCGTCGCCGTCCAGCACGGGCTGCGCCAGGCCGACGAGCGCCTGCGCCCGAAGCCCACGGCCCTTCCCGCGCGGCCGCTGCGCTGGACGCTCGAGGACTTCCTCGCCGGGCGCACCCTGCTCACGGGGATGAGCGGGCTCGCGGTCCGGCGCGCCGCGCTCGAAGCGCTGCTCCCGCTGCCCGCCGAGCTCATCACCTGCGTCGACGAGTACCTCCAGCCGCGCCTGCTCGACCTCGGCCCGATGCGCCACCTCCCGGGCTCGCTCGGCCTGCGCCGCGTCCACGGCGCCAACCACTACGCGGGCGTGCGCGTGGACGCGCGGCGCCTCGAGGCGTACCTCCGCCTCAAGGACGCGAACAAGCGCCTGCGCGAGGACTTCCTGAGCTCCCGCGGCCTGACCCTCGACGCCGCGCGGCGGCTGCACGAGCGCCGCGAGCGCGCCGAGTTGGAGCTCTTCCGACACCGCCTGGGCGGGCGCTGGAGCGGGGCGTGGGCGTCCCTGCGCGAAGCCGCCGCGAGCTGCGGAAGCTCGCTGCACGCGCTCTTCAAGGCCTCGACGCTCCTCATCGCGCTGGCCTCCCCGAGCGCCTACCTCCTCCTCCAGTCCGCCTACGAGCGCGTCCGCATCGCGCTCTCCCGGGAACGGCTGTGA